A region of bacterium DNA encodes the following proteins:
- a CDS encoding S8 family serine peptidase, translating to MNQRNKILLSLLCFTVGRLSAASTEQVQRLTLMASQLLSEQQAQKSRALQWAAAHGIVPRLNRKNGQTIELVRMHNDRLYFIATHNLNAAITTATHALWPGGFSELNLDGGGLSWGRLAMWDAGRVLLEHEEFSRAGASRVAAMDRNDIVETHSTHIAGTLIARGKDSQAKGMAPAATLQCYDWWDDYAEMAQAAAEGLLLSNHSYGFLAGWVNDWWCDINKDDKAQPEEVKWCWFGDPEKSLQEDYLFGFYSIDAMMVDEIACAAPYYLIVKSAGNERSAAANQGPENGESFWQYVYHEEGGAAFRQRIKEKTERPPDCNGDLSYDGLEGMSVAKNSLTVGAVYDLAGEPTQDRTALITPFSSWGPTDDGRIKPDLVANGHQLYSCSDQGINQYTILSGTSMAAPNVTGTLALLQELYAKNHNSYMRSATLKALAIHTADECGPAPGPDYSYGWGLLNGLAASRIILLDAEQPMVIQENELDNGAENTIWVSAKGSEPLKITLAWTDPAAVPPDPVVDPADPMLINDLDVRIHRLDTGQVFKPWVLDPQQPWLAAQSGDNRLDNVEQVVVADPGANPYTVTIRHKGTLHAGLAQPYSLIISGANNIAVAVEIIQMSVRWTGSAVFLSWTTASESDNLGFHIYRSDSANGFYELVSDHLLPGAGNSSSQKYYSYLDAEAQAGRTYYYKIADVNYQGTERLHSALAINTAVPDDFSLQQNYPNPFVHDTQISFTVKDEAAVQLTIRNLNGETVRTLLQGRINKGLHQVLWDGKDELGRPLPSGIYWYTLQAQNRRLTKKLHLIR from the coding sequence ATGAACCAACGCAATAAAATACTGCTATCCCTTTTATGCTTTACCGTCGGCCGGTTGTCGGCGGCCAGCACGGAACAGGTACAGAGATTGACGCTGATGGCATCGCAGTTGCTCTCGGAGCAACAGGCGCAAAAAAGCCGTGCGCTGCAGTGGGCTGCCGCTCATGGCATCGTCCCCCGGCTGAACCGCAAGAACGGGCAGACCATTGAACTGGTGCGCATGCACAACGACCGGCTGTATTTTATCGCCACGCACAATCTGAATGCGGCGATCACGACGGCCACCCACGCCCTGTGGCCAGGCGGATTCTCAGAATTGAATCTGGATGGCGGCGGATTGTCCTGGGGCCGTCTGGCCATGTGGGATGCAGGCCGGGTTTTACTGGAGCATGAAGAATTCAGCCGCGCCGGCGCCTCCCGCGTTGCCGCAATGGACCGGAACGACATCGTAGAGACCCATTCCACTCATATCGCAGGAACGCTCATCGCCCGCGGTAAGGACAGCCAGGCCAAAGGTATGGCGCCGGCCGCCACGTTGCAGTGCTATGACTGGTGGGATGATTACGCAGAGATGGCACAAGCGGCGGCCGAGGGCCTGTTGTTGTCCAACCACTCCTATGGCTTTCTCGCCGGTTGGGTGAATGACTGGTGGTGCGATATCAACAAAGACGATAAAGCACAACCTGAAGAGGTTAAATGGTGCTGGTTCGGAGATCCGGAAAAAAGCCTGCAGGAAGATTACCTGTTCGGCTTTTATTCCATCGACGCGATGATGGTCGATGAGATCGCCTGCGCAGCACCCTATTATCTGATCGTTAAAAGTGCAGGCAACGAACGGAGCGCAGCAGCCAACCAGGGCCCGGAAAACGGTGAAAGTTTTTGGCAGTATGTATATCACGAAGAGGGAGGCGCGGCGTTTCGTCAGCGGATCAAAGAAAAAACAGAACGGCCGCCGGATTGCAACGGCGATCTCTCCTATGACGGGCTGGAGGGCATGAGCGTTGCCAAAAACAGTTTGACTGTCGGCGCTGTGTATGATCTGGCCGGCGAACCAACGCAGGACCGCACAGCGCTCATCACTCCGTTCAGCTCCTGGGGACCTACCGACGATGGACGCATCAAGCCGGACTTGGTCGCGAACGGCCATCAGCTCTACTCCTGCAGCGATCAGGGCATCAACCAATACACCATACTCTCCGGCACCTCCATGGCCGCGCCCAATGTAACCGGCACGTTGGCCCTGTTACAGGAACTTTATGCGAAAAACCACAACAGCTATATGCGTTCCGCGACTTTGAAAGCGCTGGCCATTCACACGGCCGACGAATGCGGCCCAGCGCCCGGTCCGGACTATAGCTATGGCTGGGGTTTGTTGAACGGCCTTGCGGCCAGCCGAATCATTCTTCTGGATGCCGAACAGCCCATGGTCATACAGGAGAACGAGTTGGACAACGGCGCTGAGAACACAATCTGGGTCAGTGCCAAAGGCTCTGAACCGCTCAAAATCACCCTGGCATGGACTGATCCGGCAGCGGTCCCTCCTGATCCTGTGGTCGATCCGGCGGATCCGATGCTGATCAACGACCTGGATGTCCGAATCCATCGTCTCGACACCGGCCAGGTGTTCAAGCCCTGGGTTCTCGATCCTCAGCAGCCCTGGCTGGCTGCGCAGAGCGGGGACAACCGGCTCGACAATGTCGAACAGGTGGTCGTTGCTGACCCGGGCGCAAACCCATACACCGTGACAATCCGCCACAAGGGAACGCTGCACGCCGGCCTGGCGCAACCGTACTCATTGATCATTTCTGGAGCGAACAACATTGCTGTGGCGGTGGAAATCATCCAGATGAGCGTCCGCTGGACCGGCAGCGCGGTATTCCTCAGCTGGACGACAGCCAGTGAGAGCGATAACCTCGGATTCCATATCTATCGCAGTGACAGCGCAAACGGCTTCTATGAGTTGGTCTCTGACCATCTGCTTCCGGGCGCAGGCAATTCCTCGTCGCAAAAATACTATTCCTATCTGGACGCAGAGGCGCAAGCCGGCCGCACCTATTATTATAAAATAGCGGACGTGAACTATCAGGGTACCGAGCGGCTGCACAGCGCCCTGGCGATCAACACCGCAGTGCCGGATGATTTCTCATTGCAGCAGAATTATCCGAACCCCTTTGTCCACGACACCCAGATCTCCTTTACCGTAAAGGATGAAGCGGCTGTACAGCTGACCATCAGAAACTTGAACGGCGAAACCGTGCGCACTCTGCTGCAGGGCCGGATCAACAAAGGGCTGCACCAGGTGCTCTGGGATGGCAAAGATGAGCTGGGCAGGCCGCTTCCCAGCGGCATCTACTGGTATACCTTACAGGCGCAGAATCGGCGATTGACTAAAAAACTGCACCTGATCCGATAA
- a CDS encoding CPBP family intramembrane metalloprotease: MKVREHQREPLRRDLLLGFILLILLMAVISIKLIKLPLSVPMAALGFLGVLIFTFPYILSINPTLLKVVRGYMEKKPHPLRLLPAVLFLLSQLYLSAAGLFTLQLFFTAAVYCFLPMLLITAAKRKSPSFNLYDALTVLCLWLPIEFGCLSAASLPPQHGLIGVYQLVGLVLLIYFFFVVRELPPAGLTYRLKSKEIQLSIQSCLVFFIAALILGLPTGFIRLSHSLPGLGVVVGTLLTIAFFIALPEEILFRGVIQNALEQQWAHRANGSNKALAAASLLFGLAHANNHDAPFLDWNLGSLGVWHFPWVYVLLAALAGVAYGWVFQKTRKVTAAALTHLLVDGTWALFFNG; this comes from the coding sequence ATGAAAGTTCGGGAGCATCAGCGGGAACCGTTGCGGCGCGACCTCTTGCTCGGCTTTATTCTGTTGATCTTGTTGATGGCCGTGATCAGTATAAAGCTTATCAAGTTGCCGCTGTCTGTGCCCATGGCGGCTCTCGGTTTTCTGGGAGTGCTGATTTTTACTTTCCCCTACATTCTCTCGATCAACCCCACACTGCTTAAAGTGGTGCGCGGCTATATGGAGAAAAAGCCGCATCCTCTCCGGCTGTTGCCGGCCGTGCTGTTTCTGCTTTCGCAGTTGTACCTGTCAGCCGCAGGGCTTTTCACCCTCCAGCTTTTTTTTACCGCCGCCGTTTATTGTTTTCTGCCGATGCTGCTGATCACTGCAGCAAAAAGGAAAAGTCCTTCCTTTAATCTCTATGACGCATTGACCGTCCTCTGCCTGTGGCTGCCCATAGAATTCGGCTGTTTGTCCGCCGCCTCTTTGCCGCCGCAGCACGGGCTGATCGGAGTGTACCAGCTGGTAGGATTGGTGCTGTTGATCTATTTCTTTTTCGTCGTGCGTGAGCTGCCTCCGGCCGGCCTTACCTATCGCCTGAAATCCAAAGAGATTCAACTCTCCATTCAAAGCTGCCTGGTGTTTTTTATTGCAGCGCTGATTCTCGGCCTGCCCACCGGTTTTATCCGCTTGTCCCATTCACTCCCCGGCCTGGGCGTCGTGGTCGGCACGCTGCTGACCATCGCTTTTTTTATCGCGCTGCCCGAGGAGATTCTTTTCCGCGGCGTGATTCAAAATGCTTTGGAACAACAATGGGCGCATCGGGCCAATGGCTCCAACAAGGCGCTGGCCGCAGCGTCGCTGCTCTTCGGCCTGGCGCACGCCAACAATCACGACGCACCGTTCCTGGATTGGAACCTGGGCAGCTTGGGTGTTTGGCATTTTCCCTGGGTGTATGTCCTCCTTGCGGCGCTGGCAGGCGTGGCTTATGGTTGGGTGTTTCAAAAGACCCGCAAAGTCACCGCAGCGGCGCTGACCCATTTGCTGGTGGATGGGACCTGGGCACTGTTTTTTAACGGTTGA
- a CDS encoding formylglycine-generating enzyme family protein, translating into MKTMQAVAVLGALVLMQCAKIKTSKNIPIDFVKIPGGRFEMGDKWGAGDSDERPVHPVKVKTFYLSRSEITVAQFRQFIEATGYQTDADTTGWGMAWTGDQGGIVRGANWSRPGFIQGDDHPAVMVSWNDAVAFCRYTGTRLPTEAEWEYAARNGQQNSLYPSGDSLTIRDANFYTNASADPYPFTSPVGTFKSNAFGLVDMAGNVSEWCSDWYDPVYYEEKDSSNPRGPSLGQYRVLRGGSFMDNQDFCRSVERNAGLPDDRVFSVGFRVALP; encoded by the coding sequence ATGAAGACCATGCAGGCGGTTGCCGTTTTGGGAGCGTTGGTGTTGATGCAGTGTGCAAAAATCAAGACCTCCAAAAACATACCCATTGATTTTGTAAAAATTCCCGGAGGCCGGTTCGAAATGGGCGACAAGTGGGGCGCCGGCGACAGCGACGAACGGCCGGTGCATCCGGTCAAGGTGAAAACGTTCTACCTCAGCCGGAGCGAAATCACTGTGGCGCAGTTTCGCCAGTTTATCGAGGCCACCGGCTATCAGACCGATGCGGACACCACCGGCTGGGGCATGGCGTGGACAGGCGATCAGGGCGGCATTGTCCGAGGGGCGAACTGGAGCAGGCCCGGTTTCATTCAAGGCGACGATCATCCTGCCGTCATGGTGAGCTGGAACGACGCCGTCGCATTCTGCCGCTACACCGGCACCCGACTTCCCACCGAAGCGGAATGGGAATATGCGGCGCGCAACGGCCAACAGAACTCCCTTTATCCCAGCGGCGATTCGTTGACCATCAGGGACGCTAATTTTTACACAAACGCTTCGGCCGATCCATATCCTTTTACCAGTCCAGTGGGCACCTTTAAATCCAATGCCTTTGGTCTGGTCGACATGGCCGGAAATGTATCAGAGTGGTGCTCTGACTGGTATGATCCGGTGTATTATGAGGAAAAGGATTCGAGCAATCCCCGGGGACCCTCTCTGGGCCAGTATCGGGTTTTGCGGGGTGGTTCTTTTATGGACAATCAGGATTTTTGCCGCAGCGTGGAACGCAATGCCGGCCTCCCTGATGATCGGGTTTTTTCCGTCGGTTTTCGAGTCGCCCTGCCGTGA